GATCCGATCCAGAGGTTTACGGTCGCCGCCGGGTTGCGCCTTGTATTTACTGGGCGTAAGACCGGTGACTGCTTTGAATTGTGTAGACAAATGTGCACTGCTGCTATAGCCCATTTGATAGGCAATCTCATTCAGATTAAGCTCTCCGTATTCGAGTAATTCTTTAACCCTGGTTACCTTCTGCTGGATGATATATTTTTCAATAGTGATTCCTTCCACGTCAGAAAAAAGTCTGCTGAGATAGACATATTCTTTGTTTAATTTGTCTGCAATTATGCTCATCAGACTCTGCTTCAATTCGAACAGATTTGAATAATGAACCAGTTCAATAACCTGTGTTTTCACCTGTTCAACCAGCTGGTCTTTATCCTTGTCAATCAGTTCAAAACCCAGCACCTGAAATGCCGAAGAAATATCCTGTAGTTTTGCCGGATCCGGATCTGGTGAAACAGTTACTTTTCCCAGAGAGATTTCACTGACAGAGAACCCAAGATTCTCCAGCTGTTGCCTGACGATAAGAATGCACCGGTCACAGACCATATTTTTAACGTGTAGTTGCATATCAGATTGATTCAGCCTGGAAGCCGGCCTTTTTTAAAGTTTCTACTATTTCGTCTTTCAGGTTTTCGTTATCAACTGTAGTTGTCAGAATTTTATCGGCAACATTGGTATCAACACTCCATTCTTCCAGTCCGGCCATAGCATCTAAATGAGGAGTTACCGTTGCGATACATCCGCCACATTTAATAGTTGTTTTAAATTTCAGAGTTTTCATAATTTCTATTTTTAAAGAGAGAGTGTGTTTAATAAAATTAGTTTATTTTAAGGAGTTTTAGTCTCAGGCTGTTTCCAACAACCGAAACTGAGCTTAATGCCATTGCAGCCCCCGCGATCATCGGGTTAAGCAGAAAACCATTGAACGGATACAGGATCCCCGCAGCTAAAGGTATTCCAATCAGGTTGTATATAAATGCCCAGAATAGATTCTGACGGATGGTTCTAACAGTGGCCTGCGAAAGTTTCAGTGCTTTGGGTACCTGTCTCAGGTCCGAAGATATCAGTGTCAGTTTCGCTACGTCAATTGCGATATCAGATCCTTTGCCCATTGCGATTGAAAGATCTGCCTGTGCCAGAGCCTGGCTATCATTGATTCCGTCCCCAATCATGGCTACAATTCTCCCTTCCTGCTGCAGGCTTTTTACAAAATCTGCCTTTTCTGCTGGCAACACGTCTGCCTTGTAGTGTAAAATCCCCGCCTGTTTCGCAATTGCAGCTGCTGTAAAGGCATTATCTCCCGTGAGCATATAAACTGTTATCCCTTGCGACTGCAGCTCTTCTACAGCCTGCTTTGAGCCTGACTTAATCTGATCAGCAATCGCGATAACTGCAAGTACCCGTTTGGTACTGGTAAAATAGATCACGGTTTTAGCACTTTGCTGAAATCCATGAACTACTTCCTTTAATTTTCCAGGAAGCTCTTCACTCACCTGATTCAGGATTTTATGACTACCTGCAAAATAGGTCTCCCCGTTAAAAACGGCTTCGACACCTCTTCCTGTCAGACTTTTAAAATCTGTAATTACAGCAGCGCTGATCTTCATATCCCTGATATAATTTACCACAGCTTCTGCCAGCGGATGTTCCGATTGCTGTTCCATGGCAAGAAGTACACCAGCCAATTTTTCATCATTTTCTACATAATTATCAACCCATTCAATACCAGTAACTAAAGGTTTACCTTCAGTAATCGTTCCGGTTTTATCCAGAATTACGGTATTCACTTTATAACCAGATTCCAGGGCTTCAGCATCTTTGATCAGCATTCCATGTTCAGCTCCCTTACCAATTCCGACCATAATTGCTGTTGGTGTGGCCAGTCCCAGTGCACATGGACAGGCGATCACCAGTACAGTAACCATAGCCATCAGTCCCTGACTCAATTTGTAATCACCGCCAAACAACAGCCAGATACCTAAAGTGAGAACTGCAATAAAAAGAACTATAGGAACAAATATACCCGCAATCTTATCTACCAGTTTCTGAACCGGCGCTTTTGAGCCCTGCGCATCCTGTACCAGTTTAATAATCTGAGCCAGTAATGTTTCGGAGCCTACTTTTTCTGCGTGAAATTTAAAGCTTCCCTTTTGATTTATTGTACCTGCAAAAACCTGCGCTCCGGATTCTTTGAATACCGCAACCGGTTCGCCACTGATCATACTTTCGTCCACATACGAATGACCTTCGTGCAGTACACCATCTACCGGAATCTTATCTCCTGGTTTAACCAATAACAGATTACCTGCTTTAACATCCGATACAGCTATTTCGTGTTCTCCGTCGTCAGTGATAAGTATCACTGTTTTTGGCTGAAGGCCGATTAACTTTTTAATTGCCGATGAAGTATTCGATTTCGCGTTCTCTTCCAGCAATTTGCCCAGCATAATAAAAACAATAACTACAGCTGCAGCCTCATAATACACATGAGGATGAATACCTTTACTATGCCAAAACTCAGGAAAGAAGGTATTAAACACGCTAAACAAGTAAGAAATACCAGTACTCAGCGCAACGAGGCTGTCCATATTTGCTCTTCCGTGTTGTGCCTGTTTAAAAGCGTTGATGAAGAAATTCTTGCCAAACACGAATAAAACCGGTGTAGTTAAGACAAGCATATAATAATTTGCATAAGGAATGTCCATCAGAAACATTCCGATAATGACTACCGGCAAAGTCAGAATACCAGCCAGAACAGTTCTTTTTTTCAATGCGCTATAGTTCTGTTGCTGTACTTCTTCTTGTTTTTCTTTTCCGTTCTGTGCGTCCAGAATGAGGTCATAACCTACCGACTGTACGGCAGCCTGAAACTTTTCAGGAGTGATCTTATCAGGCTCATAACTTACTTTGACCTGTTGTGTGGCGTAATTGACTTCTGCGCTTTTTACTCCATCCTGAGCTTCGATCATCGATTGTACACTGGAGGCACAGCCTGCACAGGTCATACCTAATACCGGAAGAGAAATGGTTTGGAGGTTTGCTATATCTGACATCTTATTTAATTATAGGACAAAGATAGCCCTCACTGGCTCCAAACACTTACATCATTTTGTTATAATTTTACAGAATAATGCATGACCAGTCAGTCTTACCCCTACCCTTTCTTTCTATTAAATTATCTTGCCGGGCAGATAACTAATTCAGACCAGCATATTGAAATTGCAGCTTAGTAATACAGCCCAGAGAATTAATTTCAATAAAAATGAATTTCGATATTTCCCTATATCTTAACAAGAAAAACATATTTATGAATAGAAGATTAATCCTTCTGTTGGTCTTTGGGCTTTTCTATTTCAAAACTTTTACTGCTGTTTTGATTTTTAAAGCGATTGAAGAAAAGAAGCTGAGTCTTACCCAACCAATTGATAAATATTTTCCGGCTATTAAAAACAGTAATAAAATTACAGTTGCCGATCTTCTGAGTCATCGAAGTAGAATTCATAATTTCACGAATGATGAAGAGTATTCCAAATGGAGTACGACAAAGAAATCAGGAGAAGAACTTCTGACAATTATAACAAAGGGAGGAAGTGATTTTGAGCCAGGCAGCCGTGCAGCCTATAGTAGTTCAAATTTTGTGCTGTTATCATTTATCCTGCAAAAGATTTATAATAAAGAATACGCTGAACTATTAAAGGGTAGAATTCTTGATCCCTCAGACTTAAAAAACACCTATATTGGTAAAAGAATTGACGTGAAGAATAAGGAGAGTAATTCATACAGCTTTGTGGGCAGCTGGAAAAAGGAACCAGAAACCGACATGTCAGTTAAGGTATCAATTATGGAGGCAAATGAAATTTAATATCACCGCGTATATAGAAGCAAAAAAACATAGCACAATAAAAACTGCTTATTTAGAATCTGATTGTTAATATTCATCAAATTAGCCCTACCTATTCTTTAATGATATTGGATACTCCTGATATAAAATTGGTATGATGATAACTTAGGTTTTCATCATACCTTGCAAAATAACAGGAAGGATAAATCAATATATGATTGTCCTGATATTACTCACAATTAAGCGATTAAAATGACTACAAAACAATTTACCTTTTGGATGATTATTGCCTTTTTGATGATCATTGTTAGTTTCAAAAAATCTGAACATTCAGCTCAGATGGACAATGGAGACTTTCAGAAAATTGACACATATCTTCAATCGATAATTGACACGGCAAACGTTTCTGGTCTGGCAATAGCTATAACAAGCGGACCGGAGGTAGTCTATAGTAAAGGTTTTGGGGTGACCAACATAGAAACCAAAAAAAAGCTGAAACCTGGATATAATTTTCATATTGCATCTATATCTAAGACATTTGTAGCAACAGCTGTAATGCAGCTTTCCGAAAGGGGTAAAATTGACATTGATAAACCTTTAATCACATATCTTCCTTATTTTAAATTGAATGATGAGCGATATAAAACCATTACGATTAAACAGATGCTCAATCATACTTCTGGAATGCCTGATGTAAATGATTATGAATGGGAGAAAGCAGTGGCAGACGAAGGCGCAGCAGAACGGTACACCCGAAGTCTGTCCGATCAAAAAATGGTTAGCAATCCGGGAGCCGAATTCCATTATAGTAATATGGCATTTGATGTGATGGGCGATTTGATCGCGAAAGTTTCAGGAATGTCCTTTGAAAAATATGTAAAGGACAATATTCTAACCCCTCTGGAAATGAAGGAAACTAGTTTTTATTTTCCTGAGACCAAAAAGAAACTACGTACTACTCCACATACAGGTAAACCACCGGTAGTAAGGCCAGTATATCCATATAATAGAATGCATGCGCCAAGCTCTACTTTAAATACAAATGTGTTGGATTTATCGCATTGGGCTATAGCAAACATATATGGTGGAAAATATAAAAACAAACAAATTATCTCTCCTTCTACATATGCTATGATGTTTGCACCAACCTTTATCATAGACCCAAATCAAAAAATATCAATAGGATTAAGCTGGTTTATGCGCCCCGATAATGGAGTAATGAATTACTCACATGATGGAGGTGATTTAGGCTATAGAAGTAGCTTGACTATAATTCCAGAAAAAAAAATAGGGATTATTATATTGAGTAACACGGATGAAATCCAGATACTGGAAGTACGTGATAAAGTACTCGATATTTTACGCTCCACAAGCAGACTGTAATCTATACTTGCAGAATTTTTGTTGCTATTGGCGTTTCAAGTTAGTTTATAAAGAAAAGCCATAACATTCTTACGATAATTCCAATGGTTCCAATTATGATAACAATAAGATCATGATTACCCTGTTAAACGGTGTTTACAATAAACCTCTCAAACTTCCGGATTTCACAACGGTTGAAGTTTCCGATCAGGATTTAGAACAATATTCCGGTATCTATTCCACTAAAGAGATCCCGGTAAAAATCACGATTACCAAAAAAGGAAAAATCCAGACTATACAGGCAACCGGACAACCTACATTTGTTTTAGATGCTAAATCATAAGTCAGATTTCTAGCTGAACCAACGGGATTTGATTTAGAGTTTAACCCGGCTAAAAATCAGATTACGCTAAAACGTAAGGCTGAAACTTATCTTTTCACTAAAGATTAAACACCTTTAGTATCATTAATCCCAGGATTAGTAATCCAGACCATACACCCCCCGAAGATTTTTCTTCGGAGGTTACAATCAACCCGGAAAGCTTACTCAAAAACATTCAAGAATGCGCTAGCCAAACAGGCTATCCAACCAGGCAACCCGGAAAGCTTACTCAAGAACATTCAAGAATGCGCTAGCCAAACAGACTATCCAACCAGGCAACCCGCTAGTTTATTCAAAAACACCCAAGAATGCGCTAGCCAAACAGACTATCCAACCAGGCAACCCGCTAGTTTATTCAAAAACACCCAAGAATGCGCTAGCCAAACAGACTATCCAACCAGGCAACCTGGAAAGTTTATTCAAGAACATTCAAGAATGCGCTAGCCAAACAGACTATCCAACCAGGCAACCCGCTAGTTTATTCAAAAACATTCAAGAATGCGCTAGCCAAACAGACTATCCAACCAGGCAACCTGGAAAGTTTATTCAAGAACATTCAAGAATGCGCTAGCCAAACAGACTATCCAACCAGGCAACCCGCTAGTTTATTCAAAAACACCCAAGAATAAGCTAACCAAACAGGCTATCCAACCAGGCAACCCGGAAAGTTTATTCAAGAACATTCAAGAATACGCTACCCAAACAGGCAACCCGGAAAGGTTATTCAAGAACATTCAAGAATACGCTACCCAAACAGGCTATCCAACCAGGCAATCATATAAACATCCAGTCAGGCTAATCAACCAAACAAGCCACCCAACAAGTAAACCAATTAGCCACCCAACCTCACCTCCCTGCCCAAATTCCCCCATTGAGGTACCCCCTTTACCTATTTGATATTCATTTACAAGTACTACCTGTGGTGAGAATTAAAAGAAGCTATACCTGTTTGCGGGCATTGTTCATCCCTTCAGATGAACGTCGACCGCAAACAGGTATAGCTTCTTTTAATTCCTCTTGTAAATAAATTTCAAATCCACGTAAGGGTAAACCTTAATCCCGTTGTCCCTAGATTAAAACAGCAACAAAATGAATATAAAATCTTACACAAACAGCATGTTAAAAGCTACCATGCTAACACTTTTAACCAGTACTACCCTTTACGCACAAAACAAACCGTCCAGAACTCATATCGGATTAGTCTATCCCCTTAGTAGTAACGGCAGACACGCACCCCTGGACAGCAACACCTTTTCCTTTAACCTGATTGCAGGAGTGTCCGCCGCAGAAGACGGCTTTACCCTTGCCGGTCTGACCAATATCATTCATCACACCTCTAAAGGCGTTCAGATTGCAGGATTCTCCAACCATATCGGTCAAAAAGCAGAAGGCGTAAGAGTAGCAGGTCTGCTAAATACTTCAGGAGAAAGTGAAGGCGTATCAGTTGCAGGCTTCCTGAACAAATCAAAAGATATGAAAGGTGCTCAGGTCGCCGGTTTTATGAATCTTGCAAAAAAAACCGATGGCTTTCAGCTGGCAGGCTTCCTGAATAAATCAAACGATATTTCTTTGCAGATTGCAGGATTCGCGAATCTCGCAGACGACGTACAGGGCCTGCAGCTTGGCGGCTTTATGAATAAATCCAAAAATGTTTCCTCGCAGGTAGCCGGATTCCTGAACATCGCTAAAAAAGTAAAAGGCGTACAAGTTGCAGGCTTCATGAATGTGGCAGATAGCTCTGATTACCCTATAGGAATAATAAACCTGATCAAAAACGGAGAAAAAAGTCTGGGGGTGACCGTTGATGATAACCTTACTACCCTGTTAACTTTCAGATCAGGCGGAAGAATTCTTTATGGAATCCTTGGAGCAGGTTATAACTTCAAAAACGACAAAGAAGTATACGCTTTTGAAGCAGGTGTCGGCGGACACGTATACACTTCACAAGCTTTCCGTTTAAACCTCGAACTGGCAGCAATATCTTTGGACAGCTTTAAAAGCGGAGAATACTTAAAAACTTCCATCAGAATACTGCCTGCATTTAAGATCACTCCGCATCTGGAAATTTTTGGAGGGCCGACTTTCAATTATGTAAATACCAATACAGCTGAAGGCAGAAAACTGACTGAGAAATTCATTTCCAAATGGGATAGTGAAACCAGTACCAGATTCCAGGGGATTTATGCAGGCTATACAGCAGGCATACAATACATATTCTAAGTAAAATCAGATTAACTATTATCATCAGCAAACCAGTATATGACCTTATTCGGAAAAGCCCTTAAAACTACTAAAATCATTATTATCGTACTGTTGACTATAATAGGCTCTTTAAGCGCACAACCATTGGGTGAAAAGACACCAGAATCAGCACGCATAGAAAACCTTTTGTTTTTTGTACAGAGAAACCCCGATGCCAATACTGTCATTTACGAATTGAATCTCAATGAAGACGGTACCCTTTGCAGTGAGAATCCCGTTAAAGTATCCTGGATCAGATATGCTGAAGACGGGAAAAGAGAAGAGCTGAGCAGTATAGAAAGAAAATATGTTTATGGCGTACAGAGTCAGCGTTTGGGGAATGATGAATATGAGATCCATCTGATGGCCTACAAACAACTCCCTTTATACCTGAAACGCTCTGAAACAGATAATAAATACAAAATCTATATCAAAGATGAAGGACAGCCCTATTTGCTGAAAAGAGTATTTATCAAACTGGACAGATGTTCTTTCTGGTACCCTAAAGTAAGATATATTGACTTGGTGGCAGTAGATACAGCTAACGGCAAAGCGATTTTACGAAGAATTAATATTTAAGATAACCCGATTAACAGATTGTACAAGAAGCAGAATTCTAATATATTTGGAGAAGAAATACCACGTGGAATTAACCAGAACTGTGACACAGACTACATCTATTCAATACGATGACGCCGCTTTTGAACAATTGTTCAAAGCGCATTACAAGGCACTGCATATCTATGTAAACACCATGATCCGTGATGATGAGATGGCAGAAGAGATTGTGCAAAACAGATTCATGAAATTCTGGGAAAACAGAGAGCTGCTGAATATTCAGACTTCAGTTAAAGCCTACCTGTATAAATGTGTCTATCATGACACCCTGAATTTCCTGAAACATGAAAAGGTAAAAACACGTTATCAGAATTATACAATGCACTCTTCTCAGGTAAGTGAACCTGCATCACACAGAATAGAATTAAATGAATTGGAATCCAGAGTACATGGGGCTATGGAAGACTTACCTGAACAATGCAGGCTTATATTTCATATGAGCAGGTTTGAAGAGTTAAAGTACAGAGAGATTGCCGACCAGCTGGGACTTTCTATCAAAACGGTAGAAAGTCAGATGGGTAAGGCTTTAAGAATATTACGCTTAAAGCTGGTTGATTTTTTAGCCCTTATTCTACTGGGAATAATGTTTTACAAGGATTTTTTGAATTAAGATGGGCGATAGAGATGAACTTTTAATAAAGTATTTATTAAACGAAACAAGTACCGAAGAAAATGCTGACGTACTGCAGTGGATAGCTGAAGATCCGGCTAATGAGACTTATTTTGACCATTTCAAACAGATTTGGGAAACCAGTAAAGGACTGGAACCCACCAGTCAGATAGACGAAGAACTGGCCTGGAAGAAATTTAAAACCAGAGTAGCTCCTTCAGCTCAGCAGCAAGCCGTTATTGTTCCGTTAAGAAATAAATATGGCTGGCTTAAAATAGCTGCCGTTTTCCTGATTGCTGCCGGTTTATGGAGTACATACCGTTTTTTTATAGCATCAGATTATATCGCTGTTGAAGCCGGAAAAGAAGTTATGGTTAAAACGCTGCCGGACGGTTCAGTATTAACACTGAATAAAAATGCGCTGATGAGTTTCGCCAGTGATTTCACCAATCACAGAGCAATCCGTTTACAAAAGGGAGAAATATTCTTTAAAGTAACACCAAACAAGGAAAAGCCATTCATCATCGATGCAGATAAGGTAGAAATAAAAGTTGTGGGAACTTCTTTTAATGTTAAACACGTCAATGAAGAAACAGAAGTCATTGTTGAAACCGGTATCGTTAAAGTAAGTATCGGATCTGCCAGTATTGAACTCCATAAAGGCGAAAAAGTCAATGTAAAAAAAGGCATGACAACCTTAAACAAGGAAACAAATACAGATCAGCTATACAATTATTACCGCAGCAAGGCCTTTATGCTGAATAATACACCTTTATGGAAAGTTGCAGAAACTTTAAATGAGGCCTATCAGGTAAATATTGTTATTGAAGACCCAAAAATCAAAAATCTAACGCTCACTACTACCTTTAAAGAAGACTCACTGGATCATATTTTACAGCTGATCTGTGAAACACTAAATGTTAAACAAGTACACAGTGAGGGCAAAATACTATTGGTAAACAAATCATAATGAATCTAAAATTACTTGTCCTGTGTCTTCTATTTTTTTTTAGCTGCAAAATTTATGCGCAGCATAGTCAGGCGGGAAATTTATCCAGAAAAGTAACTATACAGGTAAAACAAAAAAGGATAAGTGAAGTACTGAGCCAGATCAGTACTTCCGGTAATTTTTACTTTTCCTATCAGGGTAATCTGTTTAATGCAGATAGTCTGGTTAATCTTTCCGTACAAAATACTGCTGTAAACACTGTCCTTGACCAGTTATTTGCTGGCAGGATAGATTATAAAGAGAACGGTCAATATATTATTCTCCGCTCTGCGGGACTACATCTGACCATAGAACCCGACAATATCACTACTGCTGAACGTTTATACCTCATCAGTGGTTATGTCATTGATACTAAAACAGGGCTAAAAATCAAACAGGCCAGTGTTTATGAGAAGCGATTGCTTCAGTCCACATTAACCAATAATGACGGCTACTTTAAACTTCGATTCAAAGGTGATTATAACGAAGTCATCCTAACAGCCAGTAAAGAGGCTTACCGGGATACTACACTTATCTTTCTTTCTAATATTACCATCAAACCAGAAGGATATGAAGACACCACTTCGCAACGTAAAACCAGGATAAGCAACATAGTAGAAAATATGGGAATCGGAAGATTCTTTGTTTCATCCAAACAAAGGTTTCAGAGTTTAAATATATCCGGCTTCCTGGCAAACAGCCCGTTTCAGGCTTCCCTCACCCCTGGCCTGAGTTCACATGGGATGATGAGTTCACAGGTGATCAACAAAGCCTCTTTTAATGTTCTGGGGGGCTATTCTGCAGGACTGAATGGTCTGGAGATGGCTGGTTTATTTAATATGGACAAAACAGATGTGCGTTTTATACAGGTAGCAGGATTGTTTAATATTGTGGGCGGATCTGTAGAAGGCGTGCAGCTGACAGCCGCTGTAAACTCTGTGATCGGAAACATCAGCGGAATACAGGTTGGCGGCCTTGTGAATAATGTACGCGGAAATGCCACCGGCATGCAGTTGGCAGGAGTTGTAAATATGCTGAATGGAAACATGAAAGGATTTCAGGCCGCAGGTATCTACAACCTGACCAAACAGAACGTTAACGGTATACAGTTTGCCGGCCTTGCCAATACGACCAGAGGGACGATGAATGGCCTCCAGGTAGCAGCGCTGTTCAATTATGCAAAAACAGTTAAAGGTTTACAAATTGGTCTGGTCAACGTCGCTGACAGCTCTTCCGGATACAGTATCGGACTACTTAATCTGGTTAAAAAAAATGGTTATCATAAAATCAGCCTGTCCAGTAATGAGCTCATCAATACCAACCTGAGTATCAAAACCGGTACTCAAAAGCTCTACAGCATTTTGATGATCGGACAAAATTTCTCGGATACTGCCAAAATCAGAACTATAGGTTTCGGTGTAGGTCATGATTTCCTGATCAATAAGAGACTGTCTATCGGTACCGAATACACGGCACAGCTTATTTATACCGGTCTGGGGAACAATTTGTCAGGTCTGAACAAATTTCAGGCAAATCTGCAGTTTAAAATATGTAACGGACTGACCATTTTCGGAGGTCCGTCTTATTCCCTGTATGACACGGATTACCCGGATGGTTCTGGCGTAAAAGGCTATAAACAACATGTTGCACCTGATTATGCGCATGCATTCAGCAATAAAGTCAAAGGCTGGCTGGGCTGGAATGCCGGAATTACCTTATTTTAAAAAACCCCCTTTACCAAAATGGTAAAAGGGGGCACAACACACACATAAGGTCTTTATATTTATTGATGTGTTACTATTACCGAAGGGAAATAATAACCATCGTAAGAAACTGTCTTTTTAACCGCTGCAGTTACCGGATCATAAAAATACAAGTTGTTAGCTTTGAAATTTTCTCCGAAACCAGACTGCACAGTAGATACCAATAACTGATCCAATTTTGCATCATAACATAATCCGGCACCATAAAAAATCTTTCCTGCCGGTAATTTTAAAAATGCAGCCTGCAGAGAAGTCTGATTTCCCGGTATATATTTGTAGATTTCAGAACCACCGCTAAAAGATCCGTTTTTAGCAAAAAATACAGCATTTTCTTTAGCAGAAGCAGTAATGGATCCGGGATGCCATGCTCCCCATGAACCAAAAATGCTAAAAGGTACTGCAACCTCCTGAACATCAAGAGCTGCATTGACTTTAAACAATTTAGTTCCTCCTGCAGCCCATATACTGCCATCAATTGTACGGGCAAAACCTACAGATGCACCTGCAATTTTCTTTACTACTTTATAATCATTAGCATCTAAAACTACAACCCCATCAGTTGAAGAAAGTACGAAAACAGCATTACCTTCTTTGATCATATCGCCAACCTGTCCGCCTACATCTGCAATCTTCTGTCCGACAACCAGGCTATTCAGATCAAGCGGATACACTCCTTTTCCAGAGCTAATCAGACCTTTACTTTCGCTGATACCAACAAAAGAACGCCAGTCATTACCACCCTGTGAAGGAATACGTGCCAGTTCTTTCATACTATATTTATCCGTAACCACCATTGGTCCGCCTACCTTTGAAACCAAATAGAATTTTTTATTAAAAATAACGCCTGACTGCAGTGTAGAAGATTTAGGTTCCTGATCTTTACCAGGGTTTTCTTTAACAAAAACACTGTCCTCCATCTTGCTGGTATTGTACCGGTAAAAACTTACTGTTCCTGTTCCGTGACCAAACCAGCCTTCATTCACTATATAAAATCCATTTTCATATTTACCCCAAACGTGTATCTGATAATCAACAGTAACTTCACCGCCGCTTGTTGCTGCTTTGAAGCTGATTTTATAATCTCCCTGATCTGTCCCCTTAAAGGTAAAAACAGAATCAGATCCTTTACGTTCACCATTAACCGTCCAGCTATAAACTGCATTTTTAATATTGTTTAGTTTTGGATGCAGGAGTAAAGCATCATTCACTGTAATCGAATCTTTCCCCCCCTTAGCTAATTGTTCAGCCACTTCAGGCTTAACTAAAAGCTCTTT
This portion of the Pedobacter lusitanus genome encodes:
- a CDS encoding DUF5074 domain-containing protein, translated to MNFKKSMPYVFAGLAMLAIASCKKDNEKELLVKPEVAEQLAKGGKDSITVNDALLLHPKLNNIKNAVYSWTVNGERKGSDSVFTFKGTDQGDYKISFKAATSGGEVTVDYQIHVWGKYENGFYIVNEGWFGHGTGTVSFYRYNTSKMEDSVFVKENPGKDQEPKSSTLQSGVIFNKKFYLVSKVGGPMVVTDKYSMKELARIPSQGGNDWRSFVGISESKGLISSGKGVYPLDLNSLVVGQKIADVGGQVGDMIKEGNAVFVLSSTDGVVVLDANDYKVVKKIAGASVGFARTIDGSIWAAGGTKLFKVNAALDVQEVAVPFSIFGSWGAWHPGSITASAKENAVFFAKNGSFSGGSEIYKYIPGNQTSLQAAFLKLPAGKIFYGAGLCYDAKLDQLLVSTVQSGFGENFKANNLYFYDPVTAAVKKTVSYDGYYFPSVIVTHQ